The following coding sequences are from one Neurospora crassa OR74A linkage group I, whole genome shotgun sequence window:
- a CDS encoding WD domain-containing protein — MLSEEFVSAICGAPLSSNTSIAKDVGIYGHTLSPTYSVKYNFKKSSAPVNCVAVSDSHVYAAQENKAYVHVYSRIRGNQEAFVAFPERIRCLTLAGDVLVLGTAEGRLMLWETSTGRLVSTPARHVQAVSCVIATPFHVLTGSDDSDIHVWSLSSLLELTPSSAEHEPERSLSNHRAAITALSVNASVSYDTNLCVSASKDKSCIIWNYQTGDALRTLLFPTSPLCMSLDPAGRAIIVGCEDSSLYMAEFFKGDSKALLGAQSEDAATVMQISQPFGATQPTGAGPASCLAFSYDGTTLLTGHPKGQIMKWDVVDNKAPVELTNLNAAVTNLVFVSPFESKGGNKATKTSTIVKPNQAERAYTVTTQLEADLRSPTRVDELVNSTGFSQQALENAIAEFQQALAEKEYEKKE; from the exons atGCTGTCGGAAGAATTCGTTTCGGCCATCTGCGGCGCTCCTCTGAGCTCCAACACGTCCATCGCCAAGGACGTGGGCATCTACGGCCACACTCTGAGCCCTACCTACTCAGTCAAGTACAACTTCAAGAAGAGCTCGGCGCCGGTGAACTGCGTTGCCGTCAGCGACTCACACGTCTACGCTGCTCAAGAAAATAAAGCCTATGTCCACGTTTACTCAAGGATACGCGGCAACCAGGAGGCCTTTGTGGCCTTCCCCGAAAGAATTCGGTGCTTGACTTTGGCTGGTGACGTCCTCGTACTGGGCACAGCAGAAGGTCGGCTCATGCTTTGGGAG ACATCCACCGGCCGCTTAGTCTCAACCCCAGCGCGCCACGTCCAAGCAGTCTCCTGCGTGATAGCCACGCCCTTCCACGTCCTGACGGGCTCTGACGACTCAGACATCCACGTGTGGTCCCTCTCCTCACTACTCGAGCTCACCCCTTCATCTGCCGAACACGAGCCAGAGCGGAGTCTCTCCAACCACCGCGCCGCCATCACCGCCCTCTCCGTCAACGCCTCCGTTTCTTACGACACCAACCTCTGTGTATCCGCCAGCAAAGACAAGTCCTGCATCATCTGGAACTACCAAACCGGTGACGCACTGCGCACCCTCTTGTTCCCCACTTCTCCCTTGTGCATGTCTCTAGACCCGGCCGGGCGCGCCATCATCGTCGGGTGCGAGGACTCGTCGCTGTACATGGCCGAGTTCTTCAAGGGCGACAGCAAGGCGCTGCTGGGCGCGCAGTCCGAGGACGCGGCAACGGTCATGCAGATCTCGCAGCCGTTTGGCGCGACACAGCCTACTGGTGCTGGCCCAGCGTCTTGCTTGGCTTTTAGCTACGACGGCACGACGCTCCTGACGGGCCACCCCAAGGGCCAGATCATGAAGTGGGATGTGGTGGATAACAAGGCCCCGGTGGAGTTGACGAACCTTAATGCTGCCGTGACAAATTTGGTGTTCGTCTCGCCCTTTGAGTCCAAGGGCGGGAACAAGGCGACCAAGACATCGACGATTGTCAAGCCTAACCAGGCGGAACGCGCTTATACGGTTACGACGCAGCTTGAGGCTGATCTGAGGAGCCCGACGAGGGTTGATGAGTTGGTGAACTCGACTGGTTTCAGTCAGCAGGCTTTGGAGAACGCTATCGCGGAATTCCAGCAGGCCTTGGCAGAGAAAGAGtatgagaagaaggaatga